DNA from Candidatus Thermoplasmatota archaeon:
GCAAATTTGCATGAATTTACAGAATCTCAATGAGGATATTTCTGTACCGAGGAACATAAGAAGAGGGGCAAAAGAGGCAAGGGAGATTCTTATGCGGAGTGAAGAATCGATCGATGTCAAAGTTGCTTCCGCCATTTCAATTCTTGACGAGTTGGTCAATGATCCCAACGTACCCATTCACGGAAGAACCGCAATATGGAGCATAATGAGTCAACTTGAAAGTTTAACATCTACAGAAAATTAAAAAGAAGGATAGAGTGAAAGAAGGGTTATAACAGGATATTTATGCTTTCTTCAGGAATGGCAGGCCTGTCCTTTTGTTAACTTTGACCGTATATCCTGATGGTTTGTCTATTGCGTTCCCGCTCTTCGGCTTTCTTGCGCTGAAGAAGTATATTCTCTGTACTTTTCCTCCTTTAAGTGTTACTTCCCTTGTAAAAAGGGTATATTCCTTTCCCTTACTTTTATATTTAAATGCCATTATTATCGCCTCTTATCTTGTATATCTTATGAGAATTTAAAACCTTCGATATTTTTCGGGTATTTTAGGGGAAATAAAAGAAATAAAGCAGTAAAAAAACAAAAAATCCGATAATGACAAATAATATCCACAATATGTAGGCCATGGTAATTCTATGGATCCATCTCGCCTTTTTTTCAGGGGTATCGAAAAATTTCCCCAGTATAGGATCCTCTTCTATTTTATCCATACTTCTCCATCAGGTTTTTCATCCTTTTTCTCCTGAAAAAGTCCTCTCTTTCTCTTTCTTCCAATTGACGTTCAATATAGGTTATGGTTCCCTCCAATTTTGGTATGAAAATATGTTCTAATGCATTTACACGACGTTTTGTCTTCTCTATTTCCTTCCCGAGTTTCTGTATGCTGCCCTCTATCCCTGCCACTTCTATTACATCATTCAAAGCATCTCTTCCTTTCTGTATTGCCTCATCCAGGCTAGATGTTGTGTCCAATATGCCATAAGTTACGTTATTTTTTTCTTCCAAACTAAAGCTCACTATCGGAATACCCATCACATTTTTTCTCTCCACAGAAACATTTCTTTCCTCAAAGATTTTATCCGACAATTCTCTTACCTGTTTCTCACCCATAAGCATCTCTGCTTCTATAAAAGCGTCAAATGCCGCCCTTATTTTCTCTTCCATTTCAATTCTCTTTTCTTTTCGATTTCTTATGATATCAAAAAAATTTGAAATCAGTGCATCTCTTTTCTGGGAAAGCAATTCATAGCCCTTTGCCGCAAGCGACTTTCTTTTCCTCACCTCCAGCAATTGCATTCTTGTGGGCTTTACCCCTTCCATCATCTCTTTTGCCATTCAATCACTTTGGGTAATACTTTTCTATATATTTTTCATCAATCTTCTTTAATTCATCTTTTGGAATCATGGAAAGCAGTTCCCATCCGAGGTTTAGCGTTTCCTCAAATGATCTGTCCTCCTCATTTCCCTGAGTTACAAATTTCTCCTCGAAAGCATCGGAAAAGTTCAAGTATTGTTTATCTCGTTCTGTCAGCGCTTCTTCCCCGACAACAGCCACCAAGTCCCTCAGGTCACGACCTTCTGCATATGCTGAATAAAGCTGGTTCGAAAGCTGGTGATGGTCTTCTCTCGTTCTTTTCTCGCCTATTCCCTCTGCCATCAATCTTGAAAGAGCGGGGAGAACCGCAATGGGGGGATAAATGCCCTTGTTCTGCAGCTCTCTCGATAAAACTATCTGTCCTTCCGTTATATAACCGGTAAGGTCTGGAATTGGATGGGTTATATCGTCATCTGGCATTGTCAATATCGGTATCTGCGTTATCGAGCCCTCCCTCCCTTGTATGCGCCCTGCCCTCTCGTATATCTGGGCAAGATCTGTATACATGTATCCGGGGTAGCCTCTCCTGCCTGGGACTTCCTCCCTGGCGGCGGCTATTTCACGCAACGCCTCAGCATAATTTGTCATGTCGGTCAGGATAACAAGTA
Protein-coding regions in this window:
- a CDS encoding UPF0147 family protein translates to MKTKKLEQICMNLQNLNEDISVPRNIRRGAKEAREILMRSEESIDVKVASAISILDELVNDPNVPIHGRTAIWSIMSQLESLTSTEN
- a CDS encoding V-type ATP synthase subunit D yields the protein MAKEMMEGVKPTRMQLLEVRKRKSLAAKGYELLSQKRDALISNFFDIIRNRKEKRIEMEEKIRAAFDAFIEAEMLMGEKQVRELSDKIFEERNVSVERKNVMGIPIVSFSLEEKNNVTYGILDTTSSLDEAIQKGRDALNDVIEVAGIEGSIQKLGKEIEKTKRRVNALEHIFIPKLEGTITYIERQLEEREREDFFRRKRMKNLMEKYG